In Clostridium sp. SY8519, one genomic interval encodes:
- a CDS encoding desulfoferrodoxin family protein gives MKLFRCSHCGNIIAMVEDSGVPVVCCGEKMQELVPNTTDAAQEKHVPVITVEGQKVTVTVGSVAHPMEEAHHISWIILETAQGRQRKELKPGDAPTAVFMLTDDDKPLAAYEYCNLHGFWKADV, from the coding sequence ATGAAGCTTTTTCGATGCTCTCATTGCGGCAATATCATTGCCATGGTAGAAGACTCCGGTGTTCCGGTTGTATGCTGCGGAGAAAAAATGCAGGAACTGGTTCCTAACACCACCGACGCTGCCCAGGAAAAACATGTCCCGGTCATCACCGTGGAAGGGCAGAAAGTGACTGTTACCGTCGGCTCTGTGGCACATCCGATGGAAGAAGCCCATCACATTTCCTGGATTATCCTGGAGACCGCTCAGGGCAGACAGCGCAAAGAGCTGAAACCGGGCGACGCGCCTACTGCTGTATTCATGCTCACCGATGACGACAAACCGCTGGCAGCTTACGAATACTGCAACCTGCACGGGTTCTGGAAAGCAGATGTCTGA
- a CDS encoding sugar O-acetyltransferase yields the protein MADRKSEMEKMLAGEWFFNSGEEINGAKKHCRSLCSAYNRTSEEEPETRRKILKEIFGTCGDDIFIKPPFYCDYGFNLHVGKKFFVNFDCVFLDVAEIRIGDNCLIGPQCGIYTAVHHRDPELRARDYMTGRPVRIGNNVWIGGHVTILPGVTIGDNVIIGAGSVVTRDIPDHVVAAGNPARVLHENICTEEKPEE from the coding sequence ATGGCAGACAGAAAAAGTGAAATGGAGAAAATGCTGGCAGGAGAGTGGTTTTTCAATTCAGGAGAAGAGATAAATGGAGCGAAAAAGCACTGCAGAAGCCTGTGCAGCGCGTATAATCGCACCAGTGAAGAAGAGCCGGAGACGCGCAGAAAGATTTTGAAAGAGATTTTTGGTACCTGCGGGGATGATATTTTCATTAAACCGCCGTTTTACTGCGATTACGGATTTAATCTTCATGTGGGGAAGAAATTTTTCGTTAATTTTGACTGTGTGTTCCTGGATGTGGCTGAAATTCGTATCGGCGATAACTGCCTGATCGGCCCGCAGTGCGGAATATATACCGCGGTGCATCACAGGGATCCGGAGCTGCGTGCCAGAGATTATATGACCGGCAGACCGGTACGCATCGGGAATAACGTGTGGATCGGCGGACATGTGACGATACTGCCCGGGGTGACCATAGGAGATAATGTGATCATCGGAGCCGGATCCGTGGTGACCCGGGATATTCCGGATCATGTGGTGGCGGCAGGGAATCCGGCCCGCGTGCTGCACGAGAATATCTGCACAGAAGAAAAGCCGGAAGAATAG
- a CDS encoding flavodoxin domain-containing protein: MRKQVKGNVSWVGYLDWELESFHGDDYSILNGSSQNAYLIEEEKTVLVDTVWIPHRFDFVENLKKEVDLNKIDFIVANHGECDHSGSLTALMDEIPDTPIYCTANAVKSIEGQYGKRGWDFHVVKTGDSIDIGNGKKLVFVEMRMLHWPDSMATFLTGDNILFSNDAFGQHYAVEELFNDKADSCLLNKEAMKYFANILNPFAPILAKKLKEIGGFGLNIEMIAPSHGAIWRTDPMQIVEKYAAWADAYQENQVTVAYDTMWEGTAKIAHAIADEIHRQSPDTVVKVFNIAKSDKNEVMTEVFKSKAIAVGSPTVSNSYLSSVAGWLEFLKQLKFKNKKAAAFGCYGWSGESVKLLQAKLAEAGFRVSEANVRSLWNPEEADFAQVPALVSDLLAEAE, encoded by the coding sequence ATGAGAAAACAGGTCAAAGGCAATGTCAGCTGGGTGGGATATCTGGACTGGGAACTGGAGAGCTTTCACGGGGATGATTATTCGATCCTGAACGGATCCAGCCAGAACGCGTATCTGATTGAAGAAGAGAAGACTGTGCTGGTGGATACCGTATGGATTCCCCACCGGTTTGATTTTGTGGAAAATCTGAAAAAAGAAGTGGATTTGAACAAGATCGATTTTATCGTGGCAAACCATGGGGAATGTGACCATTCCGGGTCTCTTACCGCGCTGATGGATGAGATTCCGGACACGCCCATTTACTGTACGGCAAATGCGGTAAAGAGCATCGAAGGACAGTATGGCAAACGGGGCTGGGATTTCCATGTGGTAAAGACAGGAGACAGCATCGACATCGGCAACGGAAAGAAACTGGTGTTTGTGGAGATGCGGATGCTCCACTGGCCGGATTCCATGGCAACCTTCCTGACCGGGGACAATATTCTGTTCTCCAATGACGCCTTTGGCCAGCATTATGCAGTGGAGGAACTGTTTAACGACAAGGCGGATTCCTGCCTGCTGAACAAAGAAGCCATGAAGTATTTTGCCAATATTCTGAATCCGTTTGCGCCGATTCTGGCGAAAAAACTCAAAGAGATCGGCGGATTTGGCCTGAATATTGAAATGATCGCCCCTTCCCACGGAGCTATCTGGCGGACCGATCCCATGCAGATCGTGGAGAAATACGCGGCCTGGGCGGATGCTTATCAGGAAAACCAGGTGACGGTGGCCTATGATACCATGTGGGAAGGCACGGCAAAAATTGCCCATGCCATTGCGGATGAAATCCACAGACAGAGTCCGGATACAGTGGTGAAAGTATTTAATATTGCCAAGTCCGATAAAAATGAGGTCATGACAGAAGTGTTTAAATCGAAGGCGATAGCGGTCGGATCCCCGACGGTTTCCAACAGTTATCTGTCTTCTGTTGCCGGATGGCTGGAGTTCCTGAAACAGCTGAAATTTAAGAACAAGAAGGCAGCGGCCTTCGGATGCTACGGCTGGAGCGGAGAAAGCGTAAAACTGCTGCAGGCTAAGCTGGCAGAAGCGGGATTCCGGGTATCGGAGGCAAACGTGCGGTCTCTGTGGAATCCGGAAGAAGCTGATTTTGCGCAGGTTCCTGCGCTGGTCAGCGATCTGCTGGCGGAAGCGGAGTAG
- a CDS encoding ferredoxin: MKYRVNEDCIGCGLCAGTCPAVFSMTDEGVAVAIEGEVPAGEEDAAAEAMDGCPVGAIEEA, translated from the coding sequence ATGAAGTACAGAGTAAATGAAGACTGTATCGGATGCGGACTGTGCGCAGGCACCTGCCCGGCAGTTTTTTCCATGACAGATGAAGGTGTGGCTGTAGCCATCGAAGGAGAAGTTCCTGCAGGAGAAGAAGACGCTGCGGCAGAAGCAATGGACGGATGTCCGGTAGGAGCCATTGAAGAGGCATAA